The Penaeus chinensis breed Huanghai No. 1 chromosome 39, ASM1920278v2, whole genome shotgun sequence genome has a segment encoding these proteins:
- the LOC125046459 gene encoding probable serine/threonine-protein kinase irlF has protein sequence MTLITCSLDPERTGVYSDNFISASRRRQSSRTCTQQTSNRTCTQQTEQQKLCTQQTEQQKRAHKQDRATERAHSRQSNSNVHTADRAAETCTQQTEQQQRAHSRQSSRNVHTADRAAETCNSRQSTETCTQQTEQQKTCTQQTEQQQRAHSRQSSRNVHTADRATETCTQQTEQQKRAHSRQSNSNVHTADRAAETCTQQTEQQKRAHSRQSSRNVHTADRAAETCTQQTEQQQRAHSRQSSRNVHTADRAAETCIQQTEQQKRAHSRQSSRNVHTADRAAETCTQQTEQQKRAHSRQSNSNVHIADRATATCTQQTEQQQRAHSRQSNSNVHIADRATATCTQQTEQQQRAHSRQSNSNVHTADRAAETCTQQTEQQQRAHSRQSNSNVHTADRATATCTQQTEQQKRAHSSWVSRHAHVPKSYTALIEKPCHAPAIPNNQTTRYVMAQAGS, from the exons ATGACTCTAATCACTTGCTCTCTAGACCCTGAAAGGACTGGCGTTTATTCTGACAACTTTATATCTGCAAGCCGGCG CAGACAGAGCAGCAGAACGTGCACACAGCAGACGAGCAACAGAACGTGCACACAGCAGACAGAGCAACAGAAACTTTGCACACAGCAGACAGAGCAACAGAAACGTGCACACAAGCAGGACAGAGCAACAGAACGTGCACACAGCAGACAGAGCAACAGCAACGTGCACACAGCAGACAGAGCAGCAGAAACGTGCACACAGCAGACAGAGCAACAGCAACGTGCACACAGCAGACAGAGCAGCAGAAACGTGCACACAGCAGACAGAGCAGCAGAAACGTGCAACAGCAGACAGAGCACAGAAACGTGCACACAGCAGACAGAGCAGCAGAAAACGTGCACACAGCAGACAGAGCAACAGCAACGTGCACACAGCAGACAGAGCAGCAGAAACGTGCACACAGCAGACAGAGCAACAGAAACGTGCACACAGCAGACAGAGCAACAGAAACGTGCACACAGCAGACAGAGCAACAGCAACGTGCACACAGCAGACAGAGCAGCAGAAACGTGCACACAGCAGACAGAGCAGCAGAAACGTGCACACAGCAGACAGAGCAGCAGAAACGTGCACACAGCAGACAGAGCAGCAGAAACGTGCACACAGCAGACAGAGCAACAGCAACGTGCACACAGCAGACAGAGCAGCAGAAACGTGCATACAGCAGACAGAGCAGCAGAAACGTGCATACAGCAGACAGAGCAGCAGAAACGTGCACACAGCAGACAGAGCAGCAGAAACGTGCACACAGCAGACAGAGCAGCAGAAACGTGCACACAGCAGACAGAGCAGCAGAAACGTGCACACAGCAGACAGAGCAACAGCAACGTGCACATAGCAGACAGAGCAACAGCAACGTGCACACAGCAGACAGAGCAACAGCAACGTGCACACAGCAGACAGAGCAACAGCAACGTGCACATAGCAGACAGAGCAACAGCAACGTGCACACAGCAGACAGAGCAACAGCAACGTGCACACAGCAGACAGAGCAACAGCAACGTGCACACAGCAGACAGAGCAGCAGAAACGTGCACACAGCAGACAGAGCAACAGCAACGTGCACACAGCAGACAGAGCAACAGCAACGTGCACACAGCAGACAGAGCAACAGCAACGTGCACACAGCAGACAGAGCAGCAGAAACGTGCACACAGCAGTTGGGTCAGCAGACATGCACATGTACCTAAAAGTTACACAGCTCTCATCGAGAAGCCATGTCACGCGCCCGCTATTCCTAACAACCAAACAACTCGTTACGTCATGGCTCAGGCCGGCTCATAG